Genomic window (Rhodothermales bacterium):
TGGCCAGCCCAACCAGCCTGGCGGTCTTCAAAATGGACCCTCCCGTTCTGTCTTTAGCATTCCGCTGGGAGTCGGGATGGATTATTCATTCGCACCCCGATTCTCGGCCTTCCTCGACCTAAGCTTCCGAGTCAACTTTAACTATGTCGTGCGCAACGCCGGCACACGGCATCCACACAATACCTCCCTCATCCTGGCCGGTCTGCGCTTCAATCTGCGTCGCCTCGAGAGGGTGGTCGAAGAAGTGCCCCCTCTGCCGCTCCCAGAGCCGCGGGAATTTCCACCCTACGAGCCTCCGTTGATTCCCGAGGAAGCCGCGCCCGATCGCTGTGTGATCGTGCAGCTAAATACACTCTATTTCGATCCTGCTGAAACGGAGCTATCGCCGGCGAATCGGGCGCGGCTCGATGAAAACGTTGAAGCGCTGCTGGCCAACCCGACCTGTTGCGTCAAGGTGGTGGGCTATACCGAAGGGGGAGACACGCACGAAGAGGCGTACCGCATCGCCCGAGAACGCGCGGAGGTGGTCTTCGACTACTATATAGCCGGAGAAATCGCCGAGGAACGCCTCGCACTCCGCGCCGTAGGTGCTGCCCTGCCGTGTAATCGGAAAGAGGATCCCACCTGCTCACTCAACCGACGCGTCGAGTCGGAGATGGTGGCCTGCACGACCTTTCCGGGATACCGCGAACCCTGAACGCGCGAAGCCGTATCTTGACGGACCTTGCCACCAGGAGTCTTTATCCCCATGCCCGGATTCGATACGGCCGCACAGCAGCGACTCGCCGGCGCGCTCAAGCAGGAAGCCAGTCGACTTGGTTTCGATGCATGCGGCGTTTCTCGTGCCGGTCCGCTCGACGAGGAAGCCGCCCGGCTCGAACAGTGGCTCCATCAGGGGCGACACGGCACGATGGGGTGGATGGCGGACCACTTCGACAAACGCGTCGATCCGCGCCGGCTTGTGGATGGAGCCCGGTCGGTGGTATCGGTGCTCCACAATTATTACCAGCCAGTCGCGCATTCAGAACGTTCGGGGGTGGGCAAGATCAGCCGGTATGCCTGGGGAGACGATTACCACGAGGTGCTGAAGGAGAAGCTGGTCGAACTGTTCGCATGGCTCGATGCGGAAGCCGGCGGCATCGCCGGGCGCGCTTTTGTCGATTCTGCTCCGGTCATGGACAAAGCCTGGGCACGGCGAAGCGGTCTCGGCTGGATGGGCAAACATGCCAATCTCATCAACCGCTCCCTGGGGTCGTTCTTTTTTATCGGCGAACTGATTGTCGACGTTCCCCTCGAACCCGACGGACCGGTGCCCGACCATTGCGGCTCCTGCACCCGCTGCATCGACGCCTGCCCCACAGATGCCATCTACCAGCCGTACGCGGTGGACGCCAACCGCTGCATCGCGTACCTCACCATCGAGCACCGGGCCGACGACATTCCGCCGGCGCTCCAGCGACAGATCGGCGACTGGATCTTCGGATGTGACGTCTGCCAGGATGTGTGTCCCTGGAATAAGTTCAAACATCCGTCCCGCGAACCCCGTTATGCCCCGCGCGATGGGATCGTCGATACGGAGCTTCAGGACTGGATCGAGCTCGACATCGAGGCGTTCCGAAAACGATTCGGCAAAAACCCGGTCAAGCGGACGAAATTCGAGGGCTTTATCCGCAATGTGCGGATGGCCATAGAGAACAATCGTCCGGATCCAGGCCTGGTCGAGGCGCCGGCGTTTCCCTGAGCCTGAATCCACGGCTCATTTTCTAATCGCGATGACCGCATCGCTCTCGTGCTGGCTGACCGCGAGCCAGCCGCTGGCGCCGGCGGAGATCGCCGGGAATGCGGCGTTCTCGAAGCGGATCGGCGTCCACTCCAGGCCATCACCGGTGGTGTGCCCCAGCATTACAGCCTGCGCTGTCTTGTCTTCCCACGTCACGTAAACAGGCGCTCGGTTCGGGTGGTTTTCATACAATTGGACCGTTTGATCGGAGGCTGGCGTTGACATACAGCTTGCCCTGCTAGAAGGCTGCCCATCCGCCGGCTTCGTACGAGTCGAAGTTCGCCGGCTGCAACGTAGGCACCTTCACGCCGCGGTACAGGTCGCCGATTTCGGGGGGATGAAGCCCTGACTCGTGTTGGCGTAGAGGGCAGACGAGGGGCCTCGGATCACCTTGGGCCTCAGGCGACGGGTGGGCCGCGGAGATGGGCGGTCGATGGAGAGATAGGCAAGGGCTCGCCGGCCGGAATTTCATCCTGCGCGAAACCGGATATCGGGGCGAAGAGGACGGGCGGCTGGGCATGCCCTACGGCTACGAATGTACCGAAGAGGCTCCAGTAGGAGCAGGTGAATGCGTCGATATCGTCCGCGACAGTGGTCCCTTTGGGTATGGCGGGAGCAGGGGGCATCGCGTGCCCCATGCCGGCGTGGTGCGCGCCGGCGGCGTCGACGGACACAAGCACGTCGCTCCACGCCATGTAGGCGTAGTGCGAAAGCGGCGCGACGATGATGCCGACGATAAAGCTCGCCAGGACAATCGCTGCGCGGATGTGTCGTAATGTCGGCCTGACGCAAGGTAGCTTAACGGTGTACTTCTACCCCACTCTGCACGTGAGTTTCCTGGATGGATGTAACAATCAGGTTATCCACGAGCGTACGGGATTGACCATCTGGCCTCATGTGGTGGCCTTTTCGGCCGGTGTAACAGTCACCGTGAATTCAAACGCCGGGTTCTGGCCGTCGGTCGGGTCGTCATCGGTCACGGGTTGTTCGTTTCCGGCCGCGTCGTGGGCATCCACACGCACCACATGGCTGCCGGGAGGGGCATCCCACAGATATTCCCAGAGGGTCCACACCCCCCGATAGGGGTAGGGGAATCGGTCCGTATCCGTGAGTTGGAGGGCGCCGAGGATACCGGGGGCGGCCGCGACTAGCTCGTTCAGGGTGAGGAGGCGCGTCGGCCGGGGCGGTGCGCCGTCGATGGTGATGCGGACCTGGTCGATGTGGCCGTGGCCGCTAAGCGCGAAGCCGGCGATCCGTGTCGGGCCGGCGGGGACGCGGGCGCCGCGGAGGATGCTGGTCGACTTACACGCCACATCGATCCGGCCGTCGTCTGCATAGCCAAGCACCTCCTGGTACGTTCCGAACGCGTCGTCGCTGTCGGAGACCTCAACGCGAGTCAACCATTTCACACTTTTATAGCCGTAATAGCCGGGCACCAGGAGCCGGATAGGCGAACCGTGGGTGGCCGACATCGAGTTGCCGTTCATTCCATAGACCAGGAGAGGCTCAACGAGGTCGCTCCGGTTTTCGTCGTACACCCGCTCCAGCGGTAGATTATTCGTAAACCCATCCGCGCCATAAAAGCGCAACCGGCGGCCGCGGCCCCGGTCGATCCCCGCGGCATCGAGGAAAAGCCGGAGCGGGATACCCGTCCAGGTGGCGGTGCCGACCAGCCCCTGGCCGGCGT
Coding sequences:
- a CDS encoding OmpA family protein; its protein translation is MKGFFTRALLALPLLFALAPPAVAQRLPFRGSQAHVGIGAGVFTYHGRRDLSEDRSDSNFTRASDPALVVLGSFPIVRDRFFFRGMVGLTNLGDFNAGGAATNEFLERELLWFEPQVVYTPLPGTKHRWLPYVYSGFGSLIANPFGAPTGQPNQPGGLQNGPSRSVFSIPLGVGMDYSFAPRFSAFLDLSFRVNFNYVVRNAGTRHPHNTSLILAGLRFNLRRLERVVEEVPPLPLPEPREFPPYEPPLIPEEAAPDRCVIVQLNTLYFDPAETELSPANRARLDENVEALLANPTCCVKVVGYTEGGDTHEEAYRIARERAEVVFDYYIAGEIAEERLALRAVGAALPCNRKEDPTCSLNRRVESEMVACTTFPGYREP
- the queG gene encoding tRNA epoxyqueuosine(34) reductase QueG, producing MPGFDTAAQQRLAGALKQEASRLGFDACGVSRAGPLDEEAARLEQWLHQGRHGTMGWMADHFDKRVDPRRLVDGARSVVSVLHNYYQPVAHSERSGVGKISRYAWGDDYHEVLKEKLVELFAWLDAEAGGIAGRAFVDSAPVMDKAWARRSGLGWMGKHANLINRSLGSFFFIGELIVDVPLEPDGPVPDHCGSCTRCIDACPTDAIYQPYAVDANRCIAYLTIEHRADDIPPALQRQIGDWIFGCDVCQDVCPWNKFKHPSREPRYAPRDGIVDTELQDWIELDIEAFRKRFGKNPVKRTKFEGFIRNVRMAIENNRPDPGLVEAPAFP
- a CDS encoding molybdopterin-dependent oxidoreductase, with product MSDQPLTRRAFFRRSAQIVAGVSLASLAGCDSFGVQPVTDGIDFLPYITPNDVFFEQFGGDGGVRDWPGIQQIARDAWSMTIDGAVASPSTLRFDDILARQDQETTVLSTLRCILDNNAGQGLVGTATWTGIPLRLFLDAAGIDRGRGRRLRFYGADGFTNNLPLERVYDENRSDLVEPLLVYGMNGNSMSATHGSPIRLLVPGYYGYKSVKWLTRVEVSDSDDAFGTYQEVLGYADDGRIDVACKSTSILRGARVPAGPTRIAGFALSGHGHIDQVRITIDGAPPRPTRLLTLNELVAAAPGILGALQLTDTDRFPYPYRGVWTLWEYLWDAPPGSHVVRVDAHDAAGNEQPVTDDDPTDGQNPAFEFTVTVTPAEKATT